The proteins below come from a single Dermatophilaceae bacterium Soc4.6 genomic window:
- a CDS encoding HU family DNA-binding protein, protein MNKAELITAIEVKLGSKKAASDALEAVLDAVIREVAKGGKVGITGFGTFQKVVREARTGRNPRTGQTVKIKKTTVPRFRPGTGFKEVVADPRKLPKATAAGARASAGTATKAAPAKKAVATKAAPAKAAATKAAPARKAVATKAAPAKAAATKAAPARKAVATKAAPAKAAPAKAAATKAAATKAAPAKKVVASKTATKAAPAKKVVAKAAPVKATATKAAPAKKAVATKAAPVKKAVAKKAASR, encoded by the coding sequence GTGAACAAGGCAGAGCTCATCACCGCCATCGAGGTCAAGCTCGGGAGCAAGAAGGCCGCGAGCGACGCTCTCGAAGCCGTCCTCGATGCCGTCATCCGCGAGGTTGCCAAGGGCGGGAAGGTCGGCATCACCGGCTTCGGCACCTTCCAGAAGGTCGTGCGCGAGGCCCGTACGGGCCGCAACCCCCGCACCGGGCAGACCGTGAAGATCAAGAAGACCACCGTGCCCCGCTTCCGCCCCGGCACCGGCTTCAAGGAGGTCGTCGCCGACCCGCGCAAGCTCCCCAAGGCCACCGCAGCCGGTGCGCGCGCCTCGGCGGGCACGGCCACGAAGGCCGCCCCGGCCAAGAAGGCCGTGGCCACCAAGGCTGCTCCCGCCAAGGCCGCCGCGACGAAGGCTGCGCCGGCCAGGAAGGCCGTGGCCACCAAGGCTGCTCCCGCCAAGGCCGCCGCGACGAAGGCTGCGCCGGCCAGGAAGGCCGTGGCCACCAAGGCTGCTCCGGCCAAGGCCGCTCCGGCAAAGGCTGCCGCGACGAAGGCCGCGGCCACGAAGGCTGCGCCGGCCAAGAAGGTCGTGGCCAGCAAGACCGCCACGAAGGCGGCTCCCGCCAAGAAGGTCGTCGCCAAGGCGGCACCGGTGAAGGCAACGGCCACGAAGGCGGCTCCCGCGAAGAAGGCCGTCGCCACCAAGGCCGCCCCGGTGAAGAAGGCTGTGGCCAAGAAGGCGGCGAGCCGCTGA
- the leuD gene encoding 3-isopropylmalate dehydratase small subunit, whose amino-acid sequence MEKFTTHTGIGVPLRRGNVDTDQIIPAEYLKRVTRDGFEDGLFAAWRKDESFVLNNPRYAGGSVLVAGPDFGTGSSREHAVWALMNYGFAAVLSSRFADIFRGNSGKAGLLTAVLAQDDIELIWKYLDNDPGAQVTVDLVSRTVTAGEIVASFQVDEYTRWRLLEGLDDIGLTLRHEEDVTAFEAARPSWKPLVG is encoded by the coding sequence ATGGAGAAGTTCACCACCCACACCGGCATCGGCGTGCCGTTGCGCCGGGGCAACGTCGACACCGATCAGATCATCCCGGCCGAGTACCTCAAGCGGGTCACCCGCGACGGCTTCGAGGACGGCCTGTTCGCGGCCTGGCGCAAGGACGAGTCGTTCGTCCTGAACAACCCCCGGTATGCCGGTGGCTCGGTGCTCGTCGCCGGCCCCGACTTCGGCACCGGCTCGAGCCGCGAGCACGCGGTCTGGGCGTTGATGAACTACGGCTTCGCGGCCGTGCTGTCGTCGCGGTTCGCCGACATCTTCCGTGGCAACAGCGGCAAGGCCGGCCTGCTCACGGCTGTCCTCGCCCAGGACGACATCGAGCTGATCTGGAAGTACCTCGACAACGACCCGGGCGCCCAGGTGACGGTCGACCTCGTCTCGCGCACGGTGACCGCCGGCGAGATCGTCGCGTCCTTCCAGGTCGACGAATACACGAGGTGGCGGCTGCTGGAGGGGCTCGACGACATCGGCCTGACCCTGCGCCACGAGGAGGACGTCACCGCGTTCGAGGCTGCGCGCCCGTCGTGGAAGCCGCTCGTCGGCTGA
- the leuC gene encoding 3-isopropylmalate dehydratase large subunit produces MPGTLAEKVWDAHVVRRAEGEPDLLYIDLHLLHEVTSPQAFDGLRLAGRPVRRPDLTLATEDHNVPTTPGPITDLVSRTQVETLRRNCGEFGVRLYSMGDIEQGIVHIIGPQLGLTQPGMTIVCGDSHTSTHGAFGALAFGIGTSEVEHVLATQSLSLKPFRTLAVNVDGQLPAGVTAKDIVLAVIAQIGTGGGQGYVIEFRGSAIRALSMEARMTVCNMSIEAGARAGMIAPDETTFAYVQGRPHAPTGADWDAAVASWSQLHSDDDAVFDAEVHLDASALTPFVTWGTNPGQGLPLSSSVPDPESFADESDKVAARNALEYMGLEAGTPLREIAVDTVFVGSCTNGRIEDLRAAAEVVKGRTVADGVRMLVVPGSARVRLQAQDEGLDAVFTAAGAEWRLAGCSMCLGMNPDQLAPGERSASTSNRNFEGRQGKGGRTHLVSPLVAAATAVRGTLSSPADLPPLPPAPDAPDAPDHSDLVEA; encoded by the coding sequence ATGCCCGGAACGCTGGCCGAGAAGGTCTGGGACGCGCACGTCGTACGGCGCGCCGAGGGGGAGCCCGACCTCCTCTACATCGACCTCCACCTCCTGCACGAGGTGACGAGCCCGCAGGCCTTCGACGGCCTGCGGCTGGCGGGGCGCCCGGTGCGCCGGCCCGACCTCACCCTCGCGACGGAGGACCACAACGTCCCCACCACGCCGGGGCCGATCACCGACCTGGTCAGTCGCACGCAGGTCGAGACCCTGCGCCGCAACTGCGGCGAGTTCGGCGTGCGCCTCTACTCCATGGGCGACATCGAGCAGGGCATCGTGCACATCATCGGCCCGCAGCTGGGCCTGACCCAGCCGGGGATGACCATCGTCTGCGGCGACAGCCACACCTCCACTCACGGCGCCTTCGGGGCGCTGGCGTTCGGCATCGGCACCTCCGAGGTCGAGCACGTCCTCGCCACGCAGTCGCTCTCCCTCAAGCCCTTCCGCACCCTCGCGGTCAACGTCGATGGTCAGCTCCCCGCCGGGGTCACGGCCAAGGACATCGTCCTGGCCGTCATCGCCCAGATCGGCACCGGCGGTGGCCAGGGCTACGTCATCGAGTTCCGCGGCAGCGCGATCCGGGCGCTGTCGATGGAGGCCCGGATGACGGTGTGCAACATGTCGATCGAGGCCGGCGCCCGCGCCGGCATGATCGCCCCCGACGAGACGACCTTCGCCTATGTGCAGGGTCGGCCGCACGCGCCGACCGGGGCCGACTGGGACGCCGCCGTGGCCTCCTGGAGCCAGCTGCACTCCGACGACGACGCGGTCTTCGACGCCGAGGTCCACCTCGACGCCTCGGCGCTCACTCCGTTCGTGACGTGGGGGACGAACCCCGGCCAGGGTCTGCCGCTCAGCAGCTCGGTGCCCGACCCCGAGTCGTTCGCCGACGAGAGCGACAAGGTCGCCGCGCGCAACGCGCTGGAGTACATGGGTCTGGAGGCCGGCACGCCCCTGCGGGAGATCGCCGTCGACACCGTCTTCGTGGGGTCGTGCACCAACGGCCGCATCGAGGACCTGCGGGCGGCCGCCGAGGTCGTCAAGGGCCGCACGGTCGCCGACGGCGTGCGCATGCTCGTCGTGCCCGGCTCGGCCCGGGTGCGCCTCCAGGCCCAGGACGAGGGCCTCGACGCGGTCTTCACCGCCGCCGGCGCCGAGTGGCGCCTCGCCGGCTGCTCGATGTGCCTCGGCATGAACCCCGACCAGCTGGCGCCGGGGGAGCGCAGTGCCTCCACCTCGAACCGCAACTTCGAGGGCCGCCAGGGCAAGGGCGGTCGCACCCACCTCGTCAGCCCGCTCGTGGCCGCGGCCACGGCGGTGCGGGGCACGCTCTCGTCGCCGGCCGACCTGCCGCCGCTCCCCCCGGCCCCGGATGCGCCCGACGCGCCCGACCACTCCGATCTCGTGGAGGCCTGA
- a CDS encoding IclR family transcriptional regulator has translation MDTSSGVGVLDKAAIVLGALEAGPATLAQLVGATGLARPTAHRLAVALEHHRLVSRDMQGRFVLGPRLGELASAAGEDRLLAAAGPVLGALRDHTNESAQLFRRQGDQRICVAAAERPIGLRDSIPVGASLTMQAGSAAQVLLAWEEPDRLHRGLQGARFNATALSAVRRRGWAQSVGEREPGVASVSAPVRGPSGRVVAAVSISGPIERLSRQPGRLHAATVVAGANKLTEVLRRSHSGLPG, from the coding sequence ATGGACACATCCAGTGGGGTCGGGGTGCTCGACAAGGCGGCCATCGTCCTGGGAGCCCTCGAGGCCGGACCTGCCACCCTCGCCCAGCTCGTCGGAGCCACCGGCCTGGCCCGGCCGACGGCCCACCGGCTGGCCGTGGCCCTCGAGCACCACCGCCTCGTGTCCCGTGACATGCAGGGCCGCTTCGTGCTCGGACCGCGTCTCGGCGAGCTCGCCTCGGCGGCGGGCGAGGACCGGCTGCTCGCCGCCGCCGGGCCGGTGCTCGGCGCCCTGCGCGACCACACCAACGAGAGCGCCCAGCTCTTCCGCCGGCAGGGTGACCAGCGCATCTGCGTCGCGGCGGCCGAGCGCCCCATCGGGCTACGCGACTCCATACCGGTCGGGGCGAGCCTGACCATGCAGGCGGGCTCGGCCGCCCAGGTGCTCCTCGCCTGGGAGGAGCCCGACCGGCTGCACCGCGGCCTGCAGGGCGCGCGGTTCAACGCGACCGCCCTGTCGGCCGTGCGCCGCCGCGGGTGGGCCCAGAGCGTCGGTGAGCGCGAGCCGGGCGTCGCGTCGGTGTCGGCGCCGGTGCGCGGGCCCTCGGGCCGGGTCGTCGCCGCCGTGTCCATCTCCGGTCCCATCGAGCGGCTCTCCCGCCAGCCCGGCCGACTGCACGCGGCCACGGTGGTCGCCGGCGCCAACAAGCTCACCGAGGTGCTGCGCCGCTCCCACAGCGGCCTCCCCGGCTGA
- a CDS encoding peptidoglycan-binding protein, translated as MTLSRPRTPMLLAVSAVTAVAVLALGACAPAPAALTAATPSATSPTTGSSGPGSSTPTSPASSTTPSTTPPTTTPPRPTATATTAALTSGASGERVRELQARLVQLAWFTGPTTGAYDATTVAAVRGFQDKRTLPATGTTDPATWAALVARTRTPTADELHNVLRAGPALLKQGATGAAVRDLQSRLKQIGWWSGAVTDTYGPQTVDAVRQFQAKRAIPVTGEVDQCTADRLHGMTRTPTSDELTNNVPKPPTGTTVGLDPRCLTGRVLCISKASRSLTWVVDGRAQLRLDVRFGSENNPTREGVFSVFRKNREWTSTLYGSSMPFSMFFSGGEAVHYSSDFAARGYAGASHGCVNVRDYNGLSTLFDLVQVGDTVVVS; from the coding sequence GTGACCCTGTCCCGCCCCCGCACACCGATGCTGCTCGCCGTGTCCGCGGTCACGGCGGTCGCCGTCCTCGCGCTCGGAGCGTGCGCGCCGGCCCCCGCAGCGCTCACCGCGGCCACCCCCTCGGCCACCTCGCCGACCACCGGCTCGAGCGGGCCCGGGTCGTCGACCCCGACCAGCCCGGCCTCCTCGACGACACCCTCGACGACGCCCCCAACCACGACACCGCCCCGCCCCACCGCGACGGCAACCACCGCGGCGCTCACCTCCGGGGCCAGTGGTGAGCGGGTGCGCGAGCTGCAGGCCCGCCTGGTCCAGCTGGCCTGGTTCACCGGCCCCACGACGGGTGCGTACGACGCCACCACCGTCGCCGCCGTGCGCGGCTTCCAGGACAAGCGGACCCTGCCCGCCACCGGGACGACCGACCCGGCCACGTGGGCCGCGCTCGTGGCCAGGACCCGCACCCCGACCGCCGACGAGCTGCACAACGTGCTGCGGGCCGGGCCCGCGCTGCTGAAGCAGGGGGCGACCGGAGCGGCCGTCCGCGACCTGCAGTCACGGCTCAAGCAGATCGGCTGGTGGTCGGGCGCAGTGACCGACACCTACGGCCCGCAGACCGTCGACGCGGTCCGTCAGTTCCAGGCCAAGCGGGCCATCCCCGTCACCGGCGAGGTCGACCAGTGCACCGCCGACCGGCTGCACGGCATGACCCGCACCCCCACGAGCGACGAGCTCACCAACAACGTCCCGAAGCCGCCCACCGGGACCACCGTGGGCCTCGACCCGCGCTGCCTGACCGGACGCGTGCTGTGCATCAGCAAGGCCTCGCGCTCGCTCACCTGGGTGGTGGACGGCAGGGCCCAGCTGCGGCTCGACGTGCGCTTCGGGTCGGAGAACAACCCCACCCGTGAGGGCGTCTTCTCCGTCTTCCGCAAGAACCGCGAGTGGACCTCCACGCTCTACGGCAGCTCGATGCCCTTCTCGATGTTCTTCAGCGGGGGCGAGGCCGTGCACTACTCGTCCGACTTCGCCGCCCGCGGCTATGCCGGCGCCTCCCACGGCTGCGTCAACGTGCGCGACTACAACGGTCTGTCGACCCTCTTCGACCTCGTGCAGGTCGGCGACACCGTGGTCGTCAGCTGA
- a CDS encoding 2-phosphosulfolactate phosphatase, with protein sequence MEPSVWSQSGASVRFDWGPTGAQRLAVPGGILVVVDVLSFTTSVGVAVERGTAVYPAAWRDALAGELAAREEAVLAVGRRAVSRAHPWSLSPASLRAAPPVTRLVLPSPNGSTIAAAATAAGIDTVVAASLRNAPAVGAWLGRAVAHDPRPVCVVAAGERWPDGSLRPALEDLLGAGAVISALLSAARGLVASPEAEAARRLHEATADPAAAVRGCASGVELMSSGFAADVEVAVEVGTSTAVPVLSDGAFRAAPALAPSS encoded by the coding sequence GTGGAGCCCAGCGTATGGAGCCAGTCCGGCGCGTCGGTGCGCTTCGACTGGGGCCCGACCGGGGCGCAGCGACTGGCGGTCCCCGGGGGGATCCTCGTAGTCGTCGACGTGCTGTCGTTCACGACGTCAGTGGGGGTGGCGGTCGAGCGGGGCACAGCCGTGTACCCCGCCGCGTGGCGGGACGCCTTGGCGGGTGAGCTGGCAGCTCGGGAGGAGGCGGTGCTGGCTGTCGGTCGGCGCGCGGTCTCCCGGGCGCACCCGTGGTCCCTCTCCCCGGCGAGCCTGCGGGCCGCGCCGCCGGTGACCCGCCTGGTCCTCCCGTCGCCCAACGGGTCGACCATCGCGGCCGCCGCGACGGCGGCAGGTATCGACACCGTCGTCGCCGCCTCGCTGCGCAACGCGCCCGCCGTCGGAGCATGGCTGGGCCGCGCCGTGGCGCACGACCCTCGCCCCGTCTGCGTCGTCGCCGCCGGTGAGCGGTGGCCCGACGGCTCACTGCGACCGGCCCTCGAGGACCTTCTCGGGGCTGGTGCCGTCATCTCGGCCCTGCTGTCGGCGGCCCGAGGGCTGGTCGCCTCGCCGGAAGCCGAGGCGGCCCGTCGTCTCCACGAGGCGACCGCGGACCCGGCTGCGGCCGTGCGCGGCTGTGCGTCCGGCGTCGAGCTGATGAGCTCCGGGTTCGCCGCCGACGTCGAGGTGGCTGTCGAGGTCGGCACGAGCACCGCCGTCCCCGTCCTGTCCGACGGTGCCTTCCGCGCTGCCCCCGCCCTCGCCCCGTCCTCCTGA
- a CDS encoding DUF4188 domain-containing protein: protein MVRIQGGRTTHDHDGEIAVFLIGVRVNRLHRVDQWLPVFLAMPRMLTELYRAKATAASGGGEDLGFLEARTLIGGKGVTTVQYWRSTADIYAYAASTSHAHRSAWTAFNTRARRAADAVGIWHETYAVPAGGHESVYVGMPLTGLASATTSVPIEGSRRKHAALTP from the coding sequence ATGGTCCGCATCCAGGGCGGTCGCACGACCCACGACCACGACGGCGAGATCGCCGTCTTCCTCATCGGCGTGCGCGTCAACCGCCTCCACCGGGTCGACCAGTGGCTCCCGGTCTTCCTCGCGATGCCGCGGATGCTCACCGAGCTCTACCGGGCCAAGGCGACCGCAGCCAGCGGCGGGGGTGAGGACCTCGGCTTCCTCGAGGCGCGCACGCTCATCGGGGGCAAGGGCGTCACGACGGTGCAGTACTGGCGCAGCACCGCCGACATCTACGCGTACGCCGCGTCCACCAGCCACGCCCACCGCTCCGCCTGGACGGCCTTCAACACCCGCGCTCGTAGGGCGGCCGACGCCGTCGGCATCTGGCACGAGACGTATGCCGTGCCCGCCGGCGGGCACGAGAGCGTCTACGTCGGGATGCCGCTCACCGGGCTGGCCAGCGCCACGACCTCCGTGCCGATCGAGGGCAGCCGCCGGAAGCACGCCGCACTGACGCCCTAG
- the fgd gene encoding glucose-6-phosphate dehydrogenase (coenzyme-F420) — protein sequence MALRIGYKASAEQFAPRQLLDYAVLAEEVGLDSVMISDHFQPWRHHGGHAPFSLAWLAAVGERTERVQLGTSVMTPTFRYNPAVVAQAFGTLGSLYPGRVMLGVGSGEALNEVVVGSVDEEDGWPEFKERFARLRESVALMKQLWTQDRVTFEGDYYSTKDATVYDKPEQPVPVYVAAGGPLVARYAGRAGDGFICTSGKGAELYTDKLLPAVDEGLTKSGRTRDDIDKMIEIKLSWDPDKEKAVENCRFWAALSLTAEQKHGTSDPLEMERLGDELSDEQVASRWIVSDDPDEVVAAVKDYVDWGFDHLVFHGPGHDQERFLRTFGERVLPGLRALA from the coding sequence ATGGCGCTCAGGATCGGATACAAGGCATCGGCGGAGCAGTTCGCCCCCCGACAGCTGCTCGACTACGCGGTCCTCGCCGAGGAGGTCGGTCTCGACAGCGTGATGATCTCCGACCACTTCCAGCCCTGGCGCCACCACGGCGGTCACGCGCCGTTCTCGCTCGCCTGGCTGGCGGCGGTCGGTGAGCGCACCGAGCGGGTGCAGCTCGGCACCTCGGTCATGACCCCGACCTTCCGCTACAACCCCGCCGTCGTCGCCCAGGCCTTCGGCACCCTCGGGTCGCTCTACCCGGGGCGCGTCATGCTCGGCGTCGGCTCGGGCGAGGCGCTCAACGAGGTGGTCGTCGGCTCGGTCGACGAGGAGGACGGCTGGCCGGAGTTCAAGGAGCGGTTCGCGCGGCTGCGCGAGTCGGTGGCGCTGATGAAGCAGCTGTGGACGCAGGACCGAGTCACCTTCGAGGGCGACTACTACTCGACCAAGGACGCGACGGTCTACGACAAGCCCGAGCAGCCGGTGCCCGTCTACGTCGCCGCCGGCGGGCCCCTGGTGGCGCGGTATGCCGGTCGCGCCGGCGACGGCTTCATCTGCACCTCGGGCAAGGGCGCCGAGCTCTACACCGACAAGCTCCTCCCGGCCGTCGACGAGGGCCTGACGAAGTCGGGCCGCACCCGCGACGACATCGACAAGATGATCGAGATCAAGCTCTCGTGGGACCCCGACAAGGAGAAGGCGGTGGAGAACTGCCGCTTCTGGGCGGCCCTGTCCCTGACCGCGGAGCAGAAGCACGGCACGAGCGACCCGCTCGAGATGGAGCGCCTCGGCGACGAGCTGTCCGATGAGCAGGTGGCCAGCCGCTGGATCGTCTCCGACGACCCCGACGAGGTCGTCGCCGCGGTCAAGGACTACGTCGACTGGGGCTTCGACCACCTCGTCTTCCATGGCCCGGGGCACGACCAGGAGCGATTCCTGCGCACCTTCGGCGAGCGGGTGCTCCCCGGCCTGCGCGCGCTCGCCTGA
- a CDS encoding metallophosphoesterase yields the protein MALHVVSDPHGHRDELAHALREAWLLDADERWAGGTDQLWVLGDFFDRGPDGVGAVELVMRLQREAAEVGGHVGAVLGNHEVLALGTHRFGETPAGRYSGSSFAASWVLNGGLAHDQDRLTDDHLAWIAALPAVAVVDGWLLLHSDTTGYLTWGGSVDDVNAAVAAALAGGVDDVWAVWADLTDRYAFSGRRGQRAAARVLAQLGGERIVHGHSIVATLQPGHPDPATTTGPLSYAGGLALAVDGGLYAGGPLLVVPLTGR from the coding sequence ATGGCTCTTCACGTCGTCAGCGACCCCCACGGTCACCGTGACGAGCTCGCCCATGCCCTGCGAGAGGCGTGGCTGCTCGACGCCGACGAGCGCTGGGCCGGCGGCACCGACCAGCTGTGGGTGCTGGGTGACTTCTTCGACCGCGGGCCCGATGGCGTCGGGGCGGTCGAGCTGGTCATGCGGCTGCAGCGCGAGGCCGCCGAGGTCGGCGGTCACGTCGGCGCGGTGCTGGGCAACCACGAGGTCCTGGCTCTCGGGACCCACCGCTTCGGCGAGACGCCGGCCGGCCGCTACAGCGGGTCGAGCTTCGCCGCGAGCTGGGTGCTCAACGGCGGGCTGGCGCACGACCAGGACCGCCTGACCGACGACCACCTCGCGTGGATCGCCGCCCTGCCGGCCGTCGCCGTGGTCGACGGCTGGCTGCTCCTGCACTCCGACACCACGGGATACCTCACCTGGGGAGGCTCGGTCGACGACGTCAACGCCGCCGTCGCCGCCGCGCTCGCCGGCGGGGTCGACGACGTGTGGGCCGTCTGGGCCGACCTCACCGATCGCTACGCCTTCAGCGGCCGACGCGGGCAGCGCGCGGCGGCCCGGGTGCTCGCCCAGCTCGGCGGCGAGCGCATCGTCCACGGCCACAGCATCGTCGCGACGCTCCAGCCCGGGCACCCCGACCCCGCCACCACCACCGGCCCCCTGTCGTATGCCGGGGGGCTGGCTCTCGCGGTCGACGGCGGCCTCTACGCCGGTGGCCCGCTGCTCGTCGTGCCGCTGACCGGTCGCTGA
- a CDS encoding nuclear transport factor 2 family protein produces MREAVLRDLLRQLSTAFETRDLPALTDLFSATNAVTYAGSESGERATGPREVRRLLSDLLSRPMAYAFEFSDLIFDDRRGTVWLLAEGEGTQIGDDGTTETFPYRLTGVLAYEQARWRWLMLVGSEPTATGADLVG; encoded by the coding sequence ATGAGGGAGGCCGTGTTGCGGGACCTGCTGCGACAGCTGTCCACCGCCTTCGAGACCCGGGACCTACCAGCGCTGACCGACCTGTTCAGCGCCACCAACGCGGTCACGTACGCCGGTTCCGAGTCGGGCGAGAGGGCCACCGGTCCACGCGAGGTTCGGCGCCTTCTCTCCGACCTGCTCAGCCGCCCCATGGCCTACGCCTTCGAGTTCAGTGACCTGATCTTCGACGATCGTCGTGGGACGGTCTGGCTGCTCGCCGAGGGTGAAGGCACCCAGATCGGTGACGACGGGACCACCGAAACATTCCCGTACCGACTGACCGGGGTGCTCGCCTACGAGCAGGCGCGCTGGCGCTGGCTGATGCTCGTCGGCTCAGAGCCCACCGCGACCGGTGCAGACCTGGTGGGATGA
- a CDS encoding MFS transporter has protein sequence MTEVSVRATPLLAPLRHRDFRLLWAGASASLAGDGVYLIALAWQAYTLSPRPAGLALLGVCATVPQLLALLGSGILSDRVDRRRILLGADLVRFVVVLVVAVVVLSGQARMWHLAVLSVVYGLGAGVAAPAFDAIIPDLVPDEDLQQANALDQFLRPAMLRLGGPALGGVLIAVHGAGVAFLFDAVTFLVSALCVVRMTAGASARGSSGSGHEPSLWADALAGVRFVRSQPWLWGTLASATAAYLLFIGPTEVLLPYLVREELHGSSRKLGVILGAGGVGAIAAALVVGQVGLPRRQLTFMYLCWTCATLAVAGYGLATDGWQLMVVSLLINGLEAAGTVAWATTKQRLVPAEMLGRVSSLDWFVSIAGLPVSYALTAPVAAVIGVRGTFVAAGLLGAAVTLSALFLPRMNEADGALSQSRHASLEGQPT, from the coding sequence TGGCAGGCATACACCCTCTCTCCGCGACCAGCGGGCTTGGCGCTACTCGGGGTGTGCGCGACCGTGCCCCAGCTGTTGGCGCTCCTCGGGAGCGGAATCCTCAGCGACCGGGTCGACCGCCGGCGGATCCTGCTCGGCGCTGACCTCGTGCGGTTCGTCGTGGTGCTCGTGGTGGCGGTCGTCGTCCTGTCTGGCCAGGCCCGCATGTGGCACCTCGCCGTCCTCAGCGTCGTCTACGGGCTCGGAGCCGGAGTCGCTGCCCCTGCCTTCGACGCCATCATCCCGGACCTGGTGCCCGACGAGGACCTCCAGCAGGCCAACGCCCTCGACCAGTTCCTCCGACCGGCCATGCTCCGGTTGGGCGGTCCGGCGCTCGGGGGGGTGCTGATCGCCGTCCACGGCGCGGGTGTCGCCTTCCTCTTCGACGCCGTGACCTTCCTCGTCTCCGCCCTGTGCGTCGTGCGGATGACGGCCGGGGCGTCAGCCAGAGGCTCCTCTGGCTCCGGCCACGAGCCCTCCCTGTGGGCGGACGCCCTGGCCGGCGTGCGCTTCGTCCGCAGCCAACCGTGGCTGTGGGGAACCCTCGCCTCGGCCACGGCTGCCTACCTGTTGTTCATCGGTCCCACCGAGGTCCTGCTGCCCTACCTGGTGCGCGAGGAGCTGCACGGCAGCTCCCGCAAGCTCGGCGTCATCCTCGGCGCCGGCGGCGTGGGGGCGATCGCTGCGGCGTTGGTCGTCGGCCAGGTGGGCCTGCCGCGCCGACAGCTCACGTTCATGTACCTGTGCTGGACCTGCGCCACCTTGGCTGTGGCCGGGTACGGACTGGCCACGGACGGGTGGCAGCTCATGGTCGTCTCGCTGCTGATCAACGGGCTCGAGGCCGCCGGCACGGTGGCCTGGGCCACCACGAAGCAGCGCCTCGTTCCCGCGGAGATGCTCGGACGCGTCTCCAGCCTGGACTGGTTCGTCTCCATCGCCGGACTCCCGGTCTCCTATGCGCTGACGGCCCCCGTCGCGGCCGTGATCGGCGTCCGGGGGACGTTCGTGGCGGCCGGCCTGCTGGGGGCGGCAGTGACCCTGAGCGCCCTGTTCCTGCCGCGCATGAACGAGGCCGACGGGGCGCTGTCGCAGAGTCGGCACGCTTCGCTGGAGGGTCAGCCGACATGA